One region of Schistocerca gregaria isolate iqSchGreg1 chromosome 7, iqSchGreg1.2, whole genome shotgun sequence genomic DNA includes:
- the LOC126282281 gene encoding odorant receptor Or2-like, translating to MSENVPWSETGLWINARVLALAGMWRPPWIQPKWYLLYRAWVLFTLFSFLVAQIQALWHFWGNIDKITHDTCLMISIILSLIKFFSFVLRQEEFFRMVQRIDGISAEQKKTGDSETISILDASYRSARAVTLYMTFLGGSMPGVWATIPSIMRKLGVFPPERELPATAWYSSRDTQTPYYEILSTLQYFSMQYSFFTAVGPDLLFVSMIIHAAGQLEVLNSRLRRVGKMNGKRCTSSSKQQKTEEELSLEVSSGEVMWKDLCSCIEHHRDVIELIKGVERLVSKTVLLQFMGATVIICVTLYQSSTNTENIAALLMLQGYLGLIMYEVFMYCWYAEDILYQNSRLADSAYSCGWPGAPLKLQRALVIVICRTQKPLGLTAGKFYYVSRETFVRLMSASYSYYALLRQVNDK from the exons ATGTCGGAGAACGTACCCTGGTCAGAAACTGGACTGTGGATAAACGCTCGTGTTCTTGCGCTTGCTGGTATGTGGAGACCGCCATGGATCCAACCAAAGTGGTACCTACTGTACAGAGCATGGGTGCTCTTCACGCTCTTCAGCTTCCTCGTTGCTCAGATTCAGGCCCTCTGGCACTTCTGGGGAAACATTGACAAAATCACCCATGACACATGTCTTATGATTAGCATAATTCTAAGTCTAATAAAATTCTTTAGCTTCGTTTTGAGACAAGAAGAATTTTTTCGCATGGTACAGAGAATAGACGGTATCAGCGCGGAACAAAAGAAGACTGGCGATTCAGAAACAATCTCTATCCTCGACGCATCGTACAGATCTGCGAGAGCTGTCACGCTGTACATGACTTTTCTGGGAGGGTCTATGCCCGGTGTCTGGGCTACAATTCCAAGTATCATGCGGAAGCTCGGCGTATTTCCACCGGAGAGGGAACTTCCTGCCACGGCCTGGTACTCCAGCAGGGACACGCAGACACCTTACTACGAAATACTCAGCACACTGCAGTACTTCAGTATGCAGTACAGTTTCTTCACTGCAGTGGGTCCAGACTTGCTTTTTGTATCCATGATAATTCACGCAGCTGGTCAACTGGAGGTTCTCAACTCTAGACTGAGACGTGTTGGGAAAATGAATGGAAAACGCTGCACTAGCAGTAGCAAACAGCAGAAAACTGAGGAGGAACTTTCGCTCGAAGTTTCCAGTGGCGAGGTGATGTGGAAAGATCTCTGCAGCTGCATCGAGCACCATCGGGACGTAATAGA GCTAATTAAAGGAGTTGAAAGACTTGTGAGCAAAACAGTCCTCCTTCAGTTCATGGGAGCTACTGTCATTATTTGCGTCACACTCTACCAAAGTTCTACG AATACCGAGAACATTGCAGCGCTCTTGATGCTGCAAGGATACTTAGGACTCATCATGTACGAAGTATTCATGTATTGCTGGTACGCTGAAGATATATTATATCAG AACTCCCGGCTTGCTGACTCCGCCTACTCATGCGGCTGGCCTGGCGCACCTCTAAAGCTGCAGCGAGCGTTGGTGATCGTCATCTGCAGGACGCAGAAACCACTCGGATTGACGGCCGGAAAATTCTACTACGTATCGCGAGAGACATTTGTCCGG